DNA from Eucalyptus grandis isolate ANBG69807.140 chromosome 5, ASM1654582v1, whole genome shotgun sequence:
ACTAGATGAAAGATAAATGAGGCCCTCCCGTTTTTGCTAGTGACAAggaatgacataaataaaatgtctaATTCTAGGATCTTACATCGCATACATGTGCACGTTTCCTATTCTCTAAAAGTATTTATTTCGAGAGtaggaaaaggcaaagaaagtaAGAAATGATGTAGAAGCATTGTGTTATAGAAAGCAAGAAAGTTCGAGAGATTAGCAAGGAGAACAAACTTGCCTAATCAAACTACAATGTTataccaacaaaagaaaaaaaaaaaaaaaaaactacaatgtTATGGTTTAGTGATAGTAATGACGTCACATtacaatatgaagaaaattttttacTTGAGAGGTGTGGCGATAATTGTTGAGATATATGCATGAGTTATGGTAGCAATGTCTCACAGTGGAGAATTGGTGTGATAtggagtagttaatatatcataattgaccCATAACTCTTAGGCTTAAGTTTATGAGTGAAAGTGGGTCCAATTTGATATGTTGAAAGGCTCGGCCTTGACTCCCTCTTGACAAACTCTCTAGGTGAAGGTATCCAATTTCTATTGCGTGCTCTTAATAAATGATATCAAAGATGATAGTCAATTGATGCTCCACCCCCATTTTGTTCTAACTTAAAAAGAAATCTCATGATCAAAGCTTGTTTTTGGTGGAAATTGCCATCACAGTTAATTTGGTGAGAAGAGACCATGGATAGTTGGTTTGGTGATGCAAGATAGAGACTATGGGGATGTAATCCCAAGTTAGCAATTGATGACTATTGTTGTACATAGTTGCGGGTACATTACAATGATGTGGAGACTCAACTTCAGATAAGTTGATGTTGAATAATACATAAATTAAGGGAGAATATACTTAACACTAAGCTCACACGTGAGAGGGGGGATTGTCAAAACACACATGTGActtatattagaaaaatctcacaTCGGAATATTGGCATGAGTTTACTCGTGAGAGGGAGATTTTTCAGATACACATGTGAGTTATATTAGAGAAATCTCGTATGTGGAGCAGTTAATACAATTTTAGTTGGCTTATAATTCATTAGTTTAAGATTTTGAGTGAAGATGGATTCAATTAATTATGTTAATGGATTTAGACTTAGACCCCCTCTTGACAATCTCCCCAAGTGAAAATATCGGATTTCTACTGTATGCTCTTAACAATAATCACTAGCAATGATAGTATAACAAGGCCGCCATGTTAAAACATATCTGGATTCTGTTTGCCGATAAGGAATCTTTatggtgcaaatggattcacTCGACCTTCTTAAGAAGGCGAATTTCTGGGTGGCCAAAAAGCCAACCTGCTGTTCGTGGGCCTGGAAGAAGATCCTCCAACTCAGGGCTGAGTGTCGAAGCTCTTTCTATTGGAGAATTGGGAATGGTTCCTCAGTATCCCTctggtttgataattggcacccCAGGGGCCCTTTGAACTTGTACTTTTCGGACTTGGCCATATATGCATCTGGCCTTCCTAAGCAGGCGACAATGGCGAACCTATTCACTAATTGTGGAGCTATGATTAAGAGGGTCTTGGACTCTTGGGCGGATCCCCTTCCCACCCTCTCCCACTCTTCCGATCGTTTCGGCTGGAAGGGAAATACCTCCCATCTCTTTACGGTGGCTTCGGCATGGGATTTGATTAGGAGGAGGAAGACTCGGGTCTCCTGGCACACATTCATTTGGAACAACTCCATCACTTCAAGGTACCAATTTAACCTTTGGCTTATTGCCAAACGCAGGCTTCCTACCCAAGCTCTATTATTATCTTATGGTAAGATAGATAGTGCCTTGTGTCCATTCTGCAATGAGGTATTGGATTCTATAGACCACCTATTTTTTGGCTACTGCATCTCCGCTAGcattgccttcttttgggcctcCAGGTGCAATCTTCCGTGGCGAAACAATTCTTGGGTCGAGAATCTCAATTGGGCTGCCACTTTCCTTATGGGTAAAGAATTCTATAAGTGCattgctcgcttctcttttggtgctctttgttaCTACATATGGAAGCACAGAAATAACATCCTATTTAGAGAGCAAAGCTTATCCGTCCCAGAGGTGAAGAATCAACTCATCAAGGTCGACAAAGACAAGGCCACCACCTATAGGAATGTGGATGATACATATAGAAACCGGAGGCTGCAGCGTAGCTGGGGTATTGATCCAATCATTTTTTCAGCTAGGGACTATTCTACTTCTGCAAGTCCCTAGCCTAGTGTTTGCTGTCTGGATACTCTTCATCTACACGGCTACTTCCTTGACGGTTCTTCACTTTTGTCACTACCAGATGTATGCGTAGATTGTGGTTCTTTTGGCCTTTCGTGGCCTTCTGTTGCCTTTTGCCTTATGTGGCTGTCTTGCTTGCTTAGGCCCGCTCTTGTGGTCCTTTTTTGCattcggctcccttccactcaccctgacttgttgtcttgttgagtgcaagtttGTGGTGTCggatcttttgtattttttggttaaagctcaatatattcttacctttcaccaaaaaaaaaataataataatcactAGCAATGATTGAATTTAAGAACATCTATGAACTTATCATCGAAAATGTTAGTCTTAGAATAAGAGTGTCACGAGATAGAAATGATGTATTTAGTTATATAACGAGATATATTATATTCGGAGTTAAAACAGAAGGAGTAAGAAATCAGGCATGAGCAGAACAGGAAGCTGAAAGGATTTGTACCAGCGAGATGCTCTTGGTCGAGGTCAGCTGTCCTCATAATTCCACTGTTCACTGCATTGCATGACGGTTCCCTTCATTTTTCTAATGCAAGAGGACTGGAATGGtccaacaagaaaaaaacaagcagATATTCCCGAACTGATGTGGTCCAAGAGCGAGCCGTCCATATAACGGGTGGATGGTCCCCGGAGCTCGCACGCTTTGCACGTTTGACAAGTTTCAGCGATCGAAAAACTGAATATATAACCGGGCGAGACATATGACAGAAGTTCGATTCACTACCTTCCCAAATTGAAGTTGAGTTTTGGCTCATGATGGCCAAAACTTAGGCTTTGGGAGTAAAGAATCATATTTTCAGGATGCAAGGGCACCGACCATCAGTTAGATAAGCCTTAATCTCTCAAAATTAATGACAAGAAATCTAATTAAAAGGGTTAGAAAATAGGTAGGGCCATTCTGAATAAGCAATTAGGTAGGGCCATTTTTAATAAGCCTTGTCCCCAGCCAatcgagcaaaaaaaaaaaaactctctaaAACATCTCAAATAGTCAAGAACAACCTAGGGTCCTGCCACCTATCCTAAGTCATTCATTCACTGAGCAACGCttgcatgaagaaaaaaagaaaaccgcGACAAATCCCTAATAATggcattttttgttaaattcatCAATATGTATATAGGAATAATAGATTTAACTGCTAAAAATAGGAAAGTACAAATTTACGCATCTCCATATTTAATTTGAACAATGTAGAGGTATTGAAGACGTCTTAATTACTAAATTTCTCCTATTGACAGAGAAGCAGTTTATTGACTTAGGTTTGCAATATTTCTTATGCAAGGGGCACCCTCACCCGTGGTTGGCTATGGCCTAGGCAGGGCCATGACTCTTGTTGGTCAcaattaataaagaaatagaataaaatattcagaaaaaaattaaaaattttctaaaattaattcaCGTCAGCGTCGGTCATACCATATACAATAGTCGGagtccatgtcaacaatttccagCCTAATATGGCAAGATTGAATTTAATTAGTTATATAAAGAGTGAGACCCAATATAAAGTGGATGGTTCATTCCCTTCACCAGTAGCTGCGTTACCCATCATGTGGAAACAAAATATTGGCATATTTTTATAGCACAAGTATCACTCCTTACCAAAGACAGGAATATAATCTTTAATATTTAGTTTCGAGCTACTGAGACTGGAAATTCACATTCTTATCAACTAAACTGAAGATATGCACGGTCCCTCTGATCCATTCGGTTCGTAGTGCTATTTAATATAGGTGGGCACGCAAAAAAAAGGTGGGGGACTCACCTAGAAATTGAGTACTCTCTGATAGATAATCAGGGGAGTTTTTCACGTGCCAGATTATGCACAAAGCAACTCCATCACGTAACTTATCGTagcaatttaaagaaaaacaaaaaccctCGACACGTAATGTGATCGCGCATGGCACAGTGAAGAGGTAGGGTCTATAAATTGCATGGAAGCAAGATTGCATCTCCACAAGCCTTTCCatctagagaaaaataaattatcagcGAGAGTtcagggagagggagagagataccTACCATGGGAGACGGTAGCTCAAGGCCATGGACCGAGCTCAGCGGCGAGACCAACTGGAAGGACATGTTGGATCCTATCGACGAGGATCTCCGGATGTACCTCATACACTACGGAGAACGAGTCCAAGCCATCTACGATGCGTACTGTTAAGGACAAAAGACAGGAAGAAGCTGACTGTATAAATGGTGTCAAGAAATgtacagaaagaagaagatctaCTGTTaagaataaagaaaggaaagaagaaggatgatATACGGATCGAGAGATTGCAGGAAAAGATGCTGCAAAGTCGACTAAACCGCTACTCTGCTCATCTACTCTGTTTTTCCTTTACTCTGTATCTTACCTTTACTCTGTACCTTAGCTGTAGTGACCGGTATTCGGTTAGTCTTCTGCAGTTAGGAAGTTGGCCATTTCTTCAACAGCTCTCGTGTAAAACAGATTCTGTTAAGTGAGAACCAGAGGAGATATAAGAAGGAAATCTCACATACTGAAATGTAACTTTTCAAGGAAAtcaaatagaagaagaaattcattcgtcaaaatctctctctctctctttttctctcccaatttcttccatttcttgTTCTGTTCACGaagttcttcatggtatcagagccttcaTCCTGAAGAAATCATCTCAATACTGCATAAAAATAGCTGAATCTACAGCAGATTGGAATCAGGAATCGAAGTCTCATTGATCTGTGAGTTGATACTCTTCATGTTTCTTCAAATCTCTATCATCAGAAATCGATTTGCTGCATCATATTGCAGAAATCAGTAGAGGTTGTATTCGAATCAAGTAGTGCTCAAAGATCTGGAAAAGTAGAATGACAGCAAGAAGCTTGAGATATCCATTTCCCATTCATGTTAACATCTCGAACTTTGTTACAATCAGATTAGCTGAGGATAACTTCCTCCTATGGCAAGCTCAGTTTCATAGGTTTTTAAGAAGCCAAGATCTGTTTGGGTTTGTGAATGGAGAAATTACACCACCTGCTAGAACTCTACAGGTAGACGAAGGAGATCAAACAGTTGATATCTCTAATCCTGACTATAATGATTGGATTAAGACAGATCAACTTGTTTCCTCGTGGATTAGTGGTGCTATTTCCGAAGACATACTTAGCCTAATAATCGGCTTAAACACAGCTTATGAACTTTGGCAGGCCTTGCTTAATCGGTTCACCCAAAAATCTGTGGCAAAGGAGTTTGAACTAAGAGGAAAATTGCAGGCTTGTCGAAACGTGATAGAGCTTTATCAACATATCTCGAGAGTATAAAACAATATGTGATCAATTAAATGCAATAGGTAAACCAGTGGATGAAATAACAAAACTGTTTGGTATTTTGGAAGGTTTGGGGTCCGAGTATGAGAGCTTTAGAACAACAATCTATTGTTTAAAGCCACAACCGGAATATGATGAAGTGATCTCTCATCTAGAGAGGTTTGAATCAAGGCTGCAAAACTATTCCTCAAGCCAGTTCAGTCCAAATCTGGCCTATTATGGTCAAAGAAAGACTGAAGCTATACACAACGAGGAGTTTGATAGAAATATTGTACAGCAAAATAACAGTCTTGGAAGTTCAAGGGGATATAGTCGTGGAGGAAGAAATATTGGAAGAGGAAGGTCATTCGGTAACAGATACAGAAATTTTGGAAACACAGGAAGAAATATGAACTACAGAACTAATAACTCGAGCTATGAACAGGGGAGTCAACACCTTAACCAGGTTAATACCCCCTCTACTCTGAGTTCTGGTCAGGGGTTCAGACCATATAATGGTTCAGCACAGAGGTATACAGAAGCCAAGATATATCCATCTCCAAATCTAACTTTCCAGAAAGATGTGCAGATGgagaaaacaacaacaaacacTCGACTGGAATGTCAGATATGTAGAAAACCAGGTCATGATGCATTACACTGTTGGTATAGGTTTGATAATTCTTACCAAGCCGAGGAGATACCGACGGCTTTATCGGCTCTTCATATTGAGGAAACCAATGAAAATGAATGGTATCCCGCCACTCGAGCAACAGCTCACATTACGGCAAATCTTGGTATTCTTCAAAACTTTTCTAAGAACGCTCGGTAATGATACAAAGTAATGATTGGGAACGGTTCATGTTTACCCGTGAAATATGTTGGTAATACAATGCTAACTACTGCTACTACTACCTTGCCTCTAAAAGATGTGTTAATTGTTCCAGCAATTAAGAAAATCTTCTTTCGTCTCTAAACTAACCGATGATTATCCCctgttcttttgtctttgacaaaattgGGGTGTACATAAAGGACAGCATCACCAACATAACCAAGATGCtaggg
Protein-coding regions in this window:
- the LOC104446891 gene encoding uncharacterized protein LOC104446891 produces the protein MDSLDLLKKANFWVAKKPTCCSWAWKKILQLRAECRSSFYWRIGNGSSVSLWFDNWHPRGPLNLYFSDLAIYASGLPKQATMANLFTNCGAMIKRVLDSWADPLPTLSHSSDRFGWKGNTSHLFTVASAWDLIRRRKTRVSWHTFIWNNSITSRYQFNLWLIAKRRLPTQALLLSYGKIDSALCPFCNEVLDSIDHLFFGYCISASIAFFWASRCNLPWRNNSWVENLNWAATFLMGKEFYKCIARFSFGALCYYIWKHRNNILFREQSLSVPEVKNQLIKVDKDKATTYRNVDDTYRNRRLQRSWGIDPIIFSARDYSTSASP